A window of Perognathus longimembris pacificus isolate PPM17 chromosome 6, ASM2315922v1, whole genome shotgun sequence contains these coding sequences:
- the Zbtb12 gene encoding LOW QUALITY PROTEIN: zinc finger and BTB domain-containing protein 12 (The sequence of the model RefSeq protein was modified relative to this genomic sequence to represent the inferred CDS: deleted 1 base in 1 codon), whose amino-acid sequence MASGVEVLRFQLPGHEAATLRNMNQLRAEERFCDVTIVADSLKFRGHKVILAACSPFLRDQFLLNPSSELQVSLMHSARIVADLLLSCYTGALEFAVRDIVNYLTAASYLQMEHVVEKCRNALSQFIEPKIGLKEDGVSEASLVSSVSATKSLLPPARTPKPAPKPPPPPPLPPPLLRPVKLEFPLDEDLELKAEEEEEDEDEDVSDICIVKVESALEVAHRLKPPSGLGGGLGIGGSVSGHLGELAQSSAAPSTVAPPQGVVKACYSLSEDAEGEGLLLIPGGRVSVGATSGLVEAAAVAMAARGSGSSLGAGGGWGPLPGGLSSGNPLKNIKCTKCPEVFQGVEKLVFHMRAQHFIFMCPRCGKQFNHSSNLNRHMNVHRGVKSHSCGICGKCFTQKSTLHDHLNLHSGARPYRCSYCDVRFAHKPAIRRHLKEQHGKTTAENVLEASVAEINVLIR is encoded by the exons ATGGCCTCTGGGGTGGAAGTCCTGCGCTTCCAGCTGCCGGGCCACGAGGCCGCTACGCTGCGGAACATGAACCAGCTCCGCGCCGAGGAGCGCTTCTGCGACGTGACCATTGTGGCCGACAGCCTCAAGTTCCGCGGCCACAAGGTCATCTTGGCCGCCTGCTCGCCGTTCCTTCGGGACCAGTTCTTGCTGAACCCCAGCTCCGAGCTGCAGGTCTCCCTGATGCACAGCGCACGCATCGTGGCCGACCTGCTCCTGTCCTGCTACACTGGTGCCCTGGAATTTGCTGTCAGGGACATCGTCAACTACCTAACGGCCGCCTCCTACCTGCAAATGGAGCACGTGGTGGAGAAATGCCGGAATGCCCTCAGCCAGTTCATTGAACCCAAAATAGGCCTCAAGGAGGATGGGGTCAGCGAGGCGAGCCTCGTGAGCAGTGTCAGCGCCACCAAGTCTCTCCTCCCTCCAGCCAGGACCCCTAAGCCAGCTCCcaagcccccgccccctcctcctctccct cctcctctccttcggCCTGTGAAGCTGGAGTTCCCACTGGATGAGGACCTGGAACTGaaggccgaggaggaggaggaggacgaggacgaggatgTGTCGGACATCTGCATCGTGAAAGTGGAGTCTGCCCTAGAGGTGGCACACCGGCTCAAACCCCCCAGTGGCCTAGGAGGAGGTCTGGGTATTGGGGGTTCTGTGAGCGGCCACCTTGGGGAGCTGGCCCAGAGTAGTGCAGCCCCCAGCACTGTAGCCCCACCGCAAGGAGTGGTAAAGGCCTGCTACAGCCTGTCAGAGGACGCAGAAGGGGAGGGCCTGCTGTTGATTCCTGGAGGCCGGGTCAGTGTGGGGGCCACTTCGGGCCtggtggaagcagcagcagtggCCATGGCTGCTCGGGGGTCGGGGAGCagcctgggggcagggggtggcTGGGGACCCTTGCCAGGGGGCCTCTCAAGCGGAAACCCCTTAAAGAACATCAAGTGCACCAAGTGCCCCGAAGTGTTCCAGGGTGTGGAGAAGTTGGTCTTCCACATGCGTGCCCAACATTTCATCTTCATGTGCCCGCGCTGCGGCAAGCAGTTCAACCACAGCAGCAACCTCAACCGCCACATGAACGTGCACCGTGGCGTCAAGTCGCACTCGTGTGGCATCTGCGGCAAGTGCTTCACGCAGAAGTCCACGCTGCATGACCACCTCAACCTACACTCAGGAGCCAGGCCCTACCGCTGCTCCTACTGCGACGTGCGCTTCGCCCACAAGCCTGCCATTAGGCGGCACCTCAAGGAGCAGCACGGCAAGACCACGGCAGAGAATGTGCTGGAGGCCAGTGTGGCGGAGATCAATGTCCTCATCCGCTAG